In Nitrosarchaeum sp., the sequence AATTATTTAGTCATGGATATTATGGCAAACCGATTGGGATATCAAAACCAAAACCGGAAGAGATTAACGTTCCATTAATTTTAGACCTAATTGAAGGGCTTTACCTACTAGAAAATAAAAAAATTACAATTTACAAATCAAATCAAAAGATCACAATAGATTACATGATAGAGATGTGTAAAAAGGAGTATCATGATTTTGACAAAAAATATCTAGTATACAAAAACTTTCGCGATAAAGGATATGTAATTAATCCAGGAATAAAGTTTGGATGTGATTTTGCAGTTTATGAGAAAGGTCCAGGTATTGATCATGCACCGTTTTTAATTCAAGTATACAATAGAAGTGACCCAATCACATCCACAGGAATTGTTTTAGCAGGAAGATTAGCAACTACAGTAAGAAAGCAATTCATTTTGGCAATTCCAAGAGGAAAAGATAAAGTAGATTTTCTAGCTCTTGATTGGTGGAAGGCTTAGAGTTTTTTTATGTGTCCAGCTATTCTATCATAAATCTCAAAAAGCTCTTTTGTAATTCCAAATGAAAGATGATTTTTCCATTTAGGTCGAATTCGAATAGCACCGTCAGTTGGTTCGACAAATATTGTTGCATCATCAATTGATTGTTTTGCAATCATCTCATTAAGCTCGGCATCTTCATTTAGTCTTCTTGCAAGACTGCCACTACCATTCCATTCTACTTTAAGAATAGTCTTTGATGAAAAATGCCCCTTTGTGATTAGTTTAGTTTTAGTAACATAATCTTGATCATTTTGTCCGGATTCCTTTCTAACAATAAAGTGTGCCTGATATCTATCTAGTGCGCCCCATGGCATTGGATTTGTATCTTGCATCGCTATCCCTTTTGAATAATTTGAATTACATCAATATTAGAATTAGCAACATCAAGGCAACCCTTGTTTGATACCATTCTAGGTGTTTGAGAAAAATATCTACTATAATACTCGCCTTTTTCAACATCATCACTTCCAATCTCTTTAGATTTAGAATCTACTCCGATCGCCTTTAACATATCAGAGAATTTCTCAGGCCAGGATTTTAAAACAAATGTATCTGACTCAGAATCATGCATAAAATACAAAAAACCATACCCACAAATAAAGATATCAAGAAATTATTCTAAGAGATCAATCGAATTAAATAATACAAAAGTTTCGTAAGTATATCTATGCTGAAATTTCAAGGCAAAGTTGCACTAGTAACTGGCAGTGGAACAGGAATAGGTCAAGCCATTGCTAAAAAATTTATTGAAAATGGTGCCAGTGTGATAATTTTGGGCAGACGAAAAGAACCCTTAGAAGAAACATCAATTATGCTTAAAGAAATTATTTCCAAAGTAAACAGCGGAGCATCAGTAAGAATTTTCTCAGGAGTGGATGTAAGCGATGAATCTGGAATGAATGAAATGTTTGATACATTAAAAAAAGAAAATGTTACAGTAGATTATGTAATTAATAATGCGGGTGTTTCAGGCCCGGTAACATGTTTTTCTCATGCATCACTGGATGAATTCAAAAGTGCTGTAGAGATTCATTTGACAGGTACATTTTGGGGTTCAGTACAAGCTCTCAAAGTAATGAAAGAAAATGGCAAGATTGTAACAATATCTACATTTTTCACTGAAGAAAGACCACACGAACAAAGACCATACAGATTTAGAAGTCCGTACACTGCAGCACAAGGTGCAAAGAACAGGTTAGTTGAGGCTATGTCTTGGGAATTAACTGATAAAAAAATCATATCTATTGGAACAAATCCAGGTCCAGTTCACTCAGATAGAATATACAAGACAGTATATCCAAAAGCAGCAGCGGAATTTTTACGTGTCACTGGATTTGAAGACTTGACACCTGTTCAAGTTGATGCAACAAATAAAGAACTATTCCCATTACTAGGAGAAGATGAAAATGTGGTAAAAGAAGGAATTACAAAAGCTGCACAAAAATTAGCAAAAGAGATGAACAAAGATGTTTCAAAATTAACTGTTACAATTACAAACCTATTAAACAAAATTCAAACGATAGCTGAAAAAGTTCAAAAAAATACATCACATATGATTGCAGACCAGCAATTCTTATCACAAGTTCAAGTTGCTGAATCAGTTTTGAATCT encodes:
- the endA gene encoding tRNA-intron lyase, whose protein sequence is MKTELVENRIIVWNIEDSRKLFSHGYYGKPIGISKPKPEEINVPLILDLIEGLYLLENKKITIYKSNQKITIDYMIEMCKKEYHDFDKKYLVYKNFRDKGYVINPGIKFGCDFAVYEKGPGIDHAPFLIQVYNRSDPITSTGIVLAGRLATTVRKQFILAIPRGKDKVDFLALDWWKA
- a CDS encoding SDR family oxidoreductase: MLKFQGKVALVTGSGTGIGQAIAKKFIENGASVIILGRRKEPLEETSIMLKEIISKVNSGASVRIFSGVDVSDESGMNEMFDTLKKENVTVDYVINNAGVSGPVTCFSHASLDEFKSAVEIHLTGTFWGSVQALKVMKENGKIVTISTFFTEERPHEQRPYRFRSPYTAAQGAKNRLVEAMSWELTDKKIISIGTNPGPVHSDRIYKTVYPKAAAEFLRVTGFEDLTPVQVDATNKELFPLLGEDENVVKEGITKAAQKLAKEMNKDVSKLTVTITNLLNKIQTIAEKVQKNTSHMIADQQFLSQVQVAESVLNLCDDNIAKILNGKVIPGDRVFYPVKPFIGTTTPGVHQPDFTGRSVVFTVDATEKSDAQRVEYLAQHVIKNGGKVACFISESTPKELQEYISSKFHSHIVNIKNPDEVKKWLNTANTNLGSILAVIHITGKLPNISKLVELSRAKWEELVEKFITTPAIVGQGALEQFVPGGGNDPRLFKDAKGALMIIGPDLPVGPKVTGMQRAQVEVFRGALRPFTTTVNQELSDVLNSKIRLFTIFPGSVTGIEPKNEKIVQALNFLVTDSALDSSEVTFCVDESRLE